One genomic region from Alteromonas pelagimontana encodes:
- a CDS encoding choice-of-anchor H family protein, translating into MKRKNSTRLAVMTALLLAAGLSSTVQAAEGVAKIKEFQFDKPVDPVAAANHHNSKKVKPSISSFPSKSRERVATYEEADFWIFDSWTSVSADYDYDGYYTWFSVEFDADTVYANVPVYAVIYLGDEQSFQSVHVSSVFHIYGEDSNDSFVVETELVTGYAPYEYDVMVELYDANTDELIAMTDGYDDADLAFLSLESNDYDEPYVEEETVVVVEQHGGALTLPVLAGLMGFIYWRRRIAQRPATIN; encoded by the coding sequence ATGAAACGAAAAAATTCAACCCGACTAGCTGTTATGACTGCATTACTGTTAGCGGCAGGTTTATCATCTACTGTACAGGCTGCAGAAGGCGTTGCCAAGATAAAGGAATTTCAGTTTGATAAACCTGTCGATCCTGTTGCGGCTGCAAATCACCACAATAGCAAAAAAGTTAAGCCTTCAATTTCCTCTTTTCCGTCAAAAAGCCGGGAACGTGTGGCGACTTACGAAGAAGCTGATTTTTGGATTTTCGACAGCTGGACGTCAGTCAGTGCCGACTACGACTATGACGGTTACTATACATGGTTTAGTGTAGAGTTTGATGCCGATACCGTGTATGCAAATGTGCCGGTGTACGCGGTCATTTATCTGGGAGATGAGCAAAGTTTTCAGTCAGTGCATGTGTCTTCCGTGTTTCATATTTACGGTGAGGACAGTAACGACAGCTTTGTTGTTGAAACCGAATTGGTTACCGGCTATGCGCCGTATGAATATGATGTAATGGTGGAGCTTTACGATGCCAATACTGATGAGCTTATCGCCATGACTGACGGCTACGACGACGCCGACCTTGCGTTTTTAAGCCTTGAAAGCAATGATTACGATGAGCCTTATGTTGAGGAAGAAACAGTGGTGGTTGTCGAACAGCATGGTGGCGCCTTAACTCTCCCTGTACTTGCCGGATTGATGGGGTTTATATATTGGCGTCGAAGAATTGCGCAACGGCCAGCAACAATAAACTAG
- a CDS encoding methyl-accepting chemotaxis protein, whose amino-acid sequence MDATVIGLDDLVQEIQKISGVLDVIGTIADQTNLLALNAAIEAARAGESGRGFAVVADEVRALAYRTQESTQEIETMVHSIQAGAKTTVDSMGTSQNSAKQTLLVATSAGEALNEIAQSVARISEQNDAIAISAEQQATVSNEVDRSLVRIKDLNTEIVAGASQTSSSSSELARLAENLRVLTNKFAV is encoded by the coding sequence ATGGATGCAACCGTTATTGGACTTGATGATCTGGTACAGGAAATCCAGAAGATTTCCGGCGTTCTGGATGTCATTGGTACTATTGCAGATCAAACCAACCTGCTGGCGCTAAATGCGGCTATTGAAGCGGCTAGAGCGGGCGAATCGGGTAGAGGCTTTGCGGTGGTGGCAGACGAGGTAAGAGCCTTGGCGTACCGCACCCAGGAATCGACGCAGGAAATAGAAACTATGGTCCACTCGATTCAGGCTGGTGCGAAGACCACAGTAGACTCAATGGGAACCAGTCAAAATTCGGCTAAACAAACGCTGCTAGTAGCGACTTCAGCGGGAGAGGCGTTGAATGAGATAGCTCAGTCAGTCGCTCGAATTAGTGAGCAAAACGATGCCATTGCAATTTCTGCCGAGCAGCAGGCCACTGTATCCAACGAAGTCGATCGTAGTCTGGTAAGGATTAAAGATCTCAATACTGAAATTGTTGCTGGAGCAAGTCAGACTAGCTCCTCAAGTTCCGAGCTGGCGCGTCTGGCAGAAAATTTACGCGTTCTCACTAACAAGTTTGCCGTGTAG
- a CDS encoding methyl-accepting chemotaxis protein has protein sequence MGKDLRLLFAFCLIGLIVLVVAALSIMRLSHLNDEISVVANHRVPALEASAGILTSFLNYRLQNSNILSATSAEERIEYERILTQAKTQLSDQLNRMSELAKAEEAKALTDALIRDISRFFALQVEQMTLLDTAGLDEALLMQNQEMKMLREAVTNDVRSLVDFQKQRIRDSDDQTNQVYDQSLMFLGIILLMSIVLVFLLATLFTKSILRPTRVALSAAESIANGDLTQPIEDDGDDELAQLVAALVQMQSNLRHAIEEIKESSDMLASTSEELSIVTQQSNNGINEQNQQLEMSVSAVTELTAAIAEVARNAVGTSKESENANQKASTGKMQVQNTISEVQAVLKKYGCNRYWT, from the coding sequence TTGGGAAAAGATCTGCGTTTGCTTTTTGCTTTTTGCCTTATTGGCTTGATTGTGCTGGTAGTCGCAGCACTGTCTATAATGAGACTCTCTCATCTTAACGATGAAATCTCTGTAGTGGCAAACCACCGGGTGCCCGCCCTTGAGGCTTCGGCAGGAATTTTAACCAGCTTCCTAAATTACCGATTGCAGAATTCCAACATTTTAAGTGCAACTAGCGCTGAGGAACGAATTGAGTATGAGCGGATACTTACGCAGGCTAAAACCCAGCTGAGCGACCAGCTCAACAGAATGAGTGAACTCGCCAAAGCTGAAGAAGCAAAAGCGCTAACCGATGCTCTCATACGAGATATTAGTCGTTTTTTTGCGTTGCAAGTTGAACAGATGACATTGCTGGATACAGCGGGACTGGACGAGGCTTTGCTTATGCAGAATCAGGAAATGAAGATGTTGCGAGAAGCCGTTACCAACGATGTCAGGTCTCTGGTGGATTTTCAGAAACAACGGATTAGAGATAGCGATGATCAGACAAATCAGGTGTATGATCAGTCTCTTATGTTTTTAGGCATCATCTTGCTGATGTCAATTGTGCTGGTATTTCTGCTGGCGACGCTGTTCACAAAAAGTATTCTGCGTCCTACCCGGGTGGCGTTGTCGGCGGCAGAAAGTATTGCCAACGGTGATTTAACGCAACCTATTGAAGATGACGGCGACGATGAACTGGCGCAACTGGTTGCGGCGCTAGTTCAGATGCAGTCAAACTTAAGACACGCAATAGAAGAGATAAAAGAATCTTCGGATATGTTGGCTTCTACGTCAGAAGAGTTGAGTATCGTTACTCAGCAGTCGAATAATGGGATTAACGAGCAAAACCAACAGCTGGAAATGTCGGTTTCTGCGGTAACCGAACTCACAGCAGCAATTGCAGAGGTTGCCCGAAATGCAGTGGGCACATCGAAAGAATCTGAAAACGCTAATCAGAAAGCAAGCACGGGTAAAATGCAGGTACAGAACACGATATCTGAAGTCCAGGCGGTTTTAAAAAAATATGGATGCAACCGTTATTGGACTTGA
- a CDS encoding valine--tRNA ligase: MDKTFEPQSIEQQCYQQWESKGLFKPSGSGDPYCILLPPPNVTGSLHMGHGFQQTIMDALTRYHRMKGNNTLWQVGTDHAGIATQMVVERQLNAQGQTRHDLGREEFLKKIWEWKEHSGGTITQQMRRMGTSADWDREVFTMDENLSAAVTEVFVKLHEEGLIYRGKRLVNWDPVLHTAVSDLEVLNEEEAGFMWHMRYPLADGSGELVVATTRPETMLGDTAVAVHPDDERYQSFIGKEIKLPITGRLIPIIADDYVDPEFGTGCVKITPAHDFNDYDMGKRHDLPMINILTDDAKINREAPEAYQGLDRFEARKQIVADLEAQGAMVKIEDHKLKVPRGDRTGAVIEPYLTDQWYVAVESLAKPAIEAVESGEIRFIPENWNKTYYQWMHNIQDWCISRQLWWGHRIPAWYDDQGNIYVARTEEEVRTNHNLSADVTLRQDEDVLDTWFSSALWPFATMGWPQNTPELQTFVPSSVLVTGFDIIFFWVARMIMMTKKFTGQIPFKDIYITGLIRDENGDKMSKSKGNVLDPIDLIDGIDIESLVNKRTSGMMQPQLAEKIAKRTRKQFPEGIHAYGTDALRFTFAAMASTSRDINFDMGRVEGYRNFCNKIWNASRFVLMNTETEDTGREGGDIVLSLADRWIWAKFQQTLKEFESALADYRFDIAAQTLYEFTWNQFCDWYLELTKPVLNSDTSSEAEKRGTRHTLINVLESLLRLLHPFMPFITETIWKRVVPLSAVKVPADASIMVQSFPQVDASKDDDQVLSDIEWVKRFIVGIRNIRGEMDISPNKPLSALLRNVSQDDQRRLDLARGFLDKLARLESAKILAAGEEAPASATALVGEMEILIPMAGLIDKDAELARLSKAMDKVEKDVARTDGKLSNEKFVSNAPEAVIEKERAKLEDAKKQLSKLKEQYTTISAL; encoded by the coding sequence ATGGACAAAACCTTCGAGCCGCAATCGATTGAACAGCAGTGTTACCAGCAATGGGAATCAAAGGGACTGTTCAAGCCCTCGGGGAGCGGAGACCCGTATTGTATTTTGCTGCCACCACCTAACGTGACCGGAAGCCTGCATATGGGGCACGGCTTTCAGCAAACTATAATGGACGCCCTCACGCGTTACCACCGCATGAAAGGTAACAATACATTATGGCAGGTGGGCACTGATCACGCCGGTATTGCTACCCAGATGGTAGTGGAACGTCAATTGAATGCCCAGGGCCAAACTCGCCACGACTTAGGGCGTGAAGAGTTCTTGAAGAAAATCTGGGAGTGGAAAGAACACAGTGGCGGCACCATTACCCAACAGATGCGCCGTATGGGAACGTCTGCAGATTGGGACCGCGAAGTATTTACCATGGACGAAAATTTGTCTGCGGCGGTCACAGAAGTTTTTGTAAAACTACATGAAGAAGGGCTGATTTACCGCGGGAAAAGATTGGTCAATTGGGATCCTGTACTGCATACCGCCGTGTCTGATTTAGAAGTTCTGAATGAAGAAGAAGCGGGGTTCATGTGGCACATGCGTTATCCATTGGCAGATGGAAGCGGTGAGTTAGTGGTAGCCACCACTCGTCCTGAAACCATGCTGGGCGACACTGCAGTGGCTGTTCATCCTGATGATGAGCGCTATCAAAGCTTCATTGGCAAGGAAATTAAGCTGCCGATTACCGGTCGCCTTATTCCTATTATTGCCGATGATTACGTCGATCCGGAATTTGGTACCGGATGCGTAAAAATTACGCCTGCTCATGACTTCAATGATTACGATATGGGCAAGCGCCACGACCTGCCTATGATCAACATTCTTACCGATGATGCTAAAATTAATCGCGAGGCACCAGAAGCGTATCAAGGTTTAGATCGCTTTGAGGCCCGTAAGCAGATTGTGGCTGATTTGGAAGCGCAAGGTGCGATGGTCAAGATAGAAGACCACAAGTTAAAAGTGCCGAGGGGTGATCGCACTGGCGCCGTTATCGAACCTTATCTAACTGATCAATGGTATGTGGCGGTGGAATCGCTGGCGAAACCGGCAATTGAAGCCGTGGAGTCAGGCGAAATACGTTTTATTCCTGAAAACTGGAATAAAACGTATTATCAGTGGATGCACAACATTCAGGATTGGTGTATTTCCCGCCAGTTGTGGTGGGGCCATCGCATTCCCGCGTGGTATGACGACCAAGGCAATATTTATGTGGCTCGCACTGAAGAAGAAGTGCGCACTAACCATAATTTGTCTGCCGACGTTACGCTTCGCCAGGATGAAGACGTGCTCGACACCTGGTTTTCCTCCGCATTATGGCCGTTTGCGACCATGGGGTGGCCGCAAAATACACCAGAGCTACAGACTTTTGTTCCTTCTTCTGTACTGGTGACGGGTTTTGATATTATTTTCTTCTGGGTAGCAAGAATGATTATGATGACGAAGAAGTTTACTGGCCAAATTCCCTTTAAAGATATTTATATTACCGGTCTTATTCGCGATGAAAATGGCGACAAAATGTCCAAGTCAAAAGGCAACGTGCTCGACCCTATTGATTTGATTGATGGTATTGATATTGAGTCGCTGGTTAACAAACGTACGTCGGGAATGATGCAGCCTCAGTTAGCAGAAAAAATTGCTAAACGTACTCGTAAACAGTTTCCGGAAGGCATTCATGCCTATGGCACCGACGCATTACGTTTTACCTTTGCTGCCATGGCGTCTACCAGCCGGGATATTAATTTTGATATGGGCCGGGTTGAAGGCTATCGTAATTTTTGTAACAAGATCTGGAACGCGTCCCGGTTTGTGTTGATGAACACAGAGACAGAGGATACCGGCCGCGAGGGCGGTGATATTGTTTTAAGTCTGGCAGATCGTTGGATTTGGGCCAAATTTCAGCAGACGCTAAAAGAATTCGAAAGCGCGTTGGCAGATTATCGCTTTGATATTGCGGCACAGACCCTTTATGAATTTACCTGGAATCAGTTCTGCGATTGGTATCTTGAATTAACCAAACCGGTACTTAACAGCGACACCAGCAGCGAAGCAGAAAAGCGCGGTACCCGTCATACATTGATCAACGTACTGGAAAGCCTGCTTCGCCTATTACATCCATTCATGCCGTTTATTACGGAAACAATTTGGAAGCGGGTGGTGCCGTTAAGCGCAGTGAAAGTACCGGCAGACGCCAGCATTATGGTACAGTCTTTCCCGCAGGTTGATGCCAGCAAAGATGACGATCAGGTGCTTAGTGATATTGAGTGGGTGAAGCGGTTTATTGTAGGTATTCGTAATATTCGCGGAGAAATGGATATCAGCCCGAACAAGCCCCTTAGCGCTTTGCTGCGCAACGTTAGTCAGGACGACCAACGTCGCCTTGATCTGGCTCGCGGATTTTTGGATAAGCTTGCCCGATTAGAATCGGCTAAAATTTTAGCTGCTGGTGAAGAAGCGCCAGCGAGTGCTACAGCGCTGGTGGGGGAGATGGAAATCCTGATACCCATGGCCGGTCTTATCGATAAGGATGCTGAACTGGCCCGTCTTTCTAAAGCCATGGACAAAGTGGAAAAAGATGTGGCACGTACAGACGGCAAGCTTTCAAATGAAAAATTTGTTAGTAACGCACCAGAAGCTGTTATTGAAAAAGAACGCGCAAAACTTGAAGATGCGAAAAAGCAACTGTCGAAACTGAAAGAGCAATACACCACTATTAGCGCATTGTAA
- a CDS encoding DNA polymerase III subunit chi produces MPQVTFYSLPDENNAAAVKACNLIAEAYSRKQRCAVLCASQQAAETVDDLLWQLPADRFVPHNMVGEGPPTGTPVEICWEESQLSRRNMVVNLSEKMLSSLNHYQHIIDFVPHAEEAKKAARIRYKQYQQAGCSMQFQSADN; encoded by the coding sequence ATGCCGCAGGTGACCTTTTACTCACTGCCTGATGAGAATAACGCTGCGGCGGTGAAAGCATGCAATCTGATTGCTGAGGCTTATTCCCGCAAGCAACGTTGTGCGGTGCTGTGCGCATCCCAGCAAGCGGCAGAAACTGTGGATGACTTGCTTTGGCAGTTACCTGCCGATCGCTTTGTGCCGCATAACATGGTGGGAGAAGGGCCGCCTACAGGTACGCCGGTGGAAATTTGCTGGGAAGAATCTCAGTTATCACGCCGCAATATGGTGGTTAATTTGAGCGAAAAAATGCTCAGCTCACTAAACCATTATCAACACATTATCGATTTCGTGCCCCATGCCGAAGAGGCTAAAAAGGCGGCGCGGATCCGTTATAAACAATATCAGCAAGCCGGTTGTAGTATGCAGTTTCAATCGGCCGACAATTGA
- the pepA gene encoding leucyl aminopeptidase encodes MEFSVKSGSPGKQRSACIVVGVFEPRRLTAVAEQLDEISEGYISNLLRRGDLEGKPGQMLLLHHVPNVLSERVLLVGCGKERELDERQYKQIIARTIKTLNETGSMEAVCFLTELHVKGRDTYWKVRQAVEATQDSLYTFLQLKTKKGEPRRPLRKIVLNVPTRRELTVGERAIEHGLAISKGAKVTRDVANMPPNICNPAYLWSQAQQLANEHDSVTAEVVDEAQMAELGMQAYLAVGRGSDNESLMSVIHHRGGRPDQAPIVLVGKGLTFDAGGISLKPGEGMDEMKYDMGGAAGVLGTMHTIAALNLPLNVIGVLAGCENMPDGKAYRPGDILTTMSGQTVEVLNTDAEGRLVLCDALTYVERFEPELVIDVATLTGAVIIALGHHATGVMSSHNPLAHELLNASEQSSDRAWRLPIWDDYQEQLESPFADMTNLGGRPAGSITAACFLSRFTKKYNWAHLDIAGTAWRSGKNKGATGRPVPMLTQFLMNRAGVKQED; translated from the coding sequence GTGGAGTTTAGTGTAAAGAGTGGCAGTCCGGGAAAACAACGTAGTGCCTGTATCGTGGTGGGCGTGTTCGAGCCACGACGCTTAACTGCTGTCGCTGAGCAACTCGACGAGATTAGCGAAGGCTATATTAGCAATTTGCTGCGCCGGGGTGATTTAGAAGGTAAACCCGGCCAAATGCTGCTGCTTCACCATGTTCCCAATGTCTTAAGCGAGCGAGTATTGCTGGTAGGTTGCGGCAAAGAACGTGAGCTGGATGAACGTCAATATAAGCAGATTATTGCCAGAACAATTAAAACGCTGAACGAAACCGGGTCAATGGAAGCCGTCTGCTTTCTGACCGAACTTCATGTTAAAGGACGGGATACCTACTGGAAGGTCCGTCAGGCAGTTGAAGCTACGCAAGATTCTCTTTACACCTTTTTGCAGCTAAAAACCAAAAAAGGCGAGCCGCGCCGGCCACTGCGGAAAATCGTGTTGAATGTACCTACCCGCCGTGAATTGACTGTGGGCGAGCGAGCTATTGAGCATGGGCTGGCGATTTCGAAAGGCGCGAAAGTTACCCGCGATGTGGCTAACATGCCGCCAAATATCTGTAATCCAGCCTATTTATGGTCGCAGGCTCAGCAGTTAGCTAATGAGCATGACTCAGTGACCGCTGAAGTGGTCGATGAAGCTCAGATGGCTGAACTGGGAATGCAGGCCTATTTAGCGGTAGGACGCGGCTCCGACAATGAATCTTTGATGAGTGTCATTCATCACCGCGGCGGCCGTCCTGACCAGGCCCCTATTGTGCTGGTGGGGAAAGGCTTAACCTTTGATGCGGGGGGAATCTCTCTTAAACCCGGCGAAGGCATGGATGAAATGAAATACGACATGGGCGGTGCGGCAGGAGTGCTGGGTACTATGCATACCATTGCTGCGCTTAATTTACCGCTTAACGTTATTGGCGTCTTGGCAGGCTGTGAAAACATGCCTGACGGCAAAGCTTATCGCCCTGGTGACATTTTAACTACCATGTCGGGGCAAACGGTAGAAGTACTTAACACCGATGCTGAAGGCCGCTTGGTGCTATGTGATGCTCTCACCTACGTTGAGCGCTTTGAGCCTGAACTGGTGATTGATGTTGCCACGCTAACCGGCGCCGTCATTATTGCGTTAGGGCACCATGCAACTGGTGTGATGAGTTCGCATAACCCGTTGGCACATGAATTACTCAACGCCTCAGAACAAAGTTCTGATCGCGCCTGGCGCCTGCCAATCTGGGATGATTACCAAGAGCAACTGGAAAGCCCGTTTGCCGATATGACTAACCTTGGCGGACGCCCGGCTGGGTCTATCACTGCGGCATGTTTCCTATCTCGTTTTACCAAGAAGTACAATTGGGCGCATCTGGATATTGCTGGCACTGCATGGCGTAGCGGCAAAAACAAAGGCGCAACAGGCCGTCCGGTACCTATGTTGACACAGTTCCTGATGAACCGTGCAGGCGTGAAGCAAGAGGATTAA